From a region of the Bacillus thermozeamaize genome:
- a CDS encoding stage II sporulation protein M, producing the protein MKRAIGTLATRTRILRGTLLFTSILFIMGVIFGAILVNVMGPEQRNELLDDLNQFFLHVSHSQTDSPGILNMLGEELRLVLVLWILGLSVIGFPLILAIVFAKGMAIGFTVGFLVQQLTWKGILLAAVSVLPQNLLLIPALLLASSASILFSLSLLRMIFRKGPAMVREEWLQYNGIMLTVGGIFFVAVLVESYVSPYLIGWVTSAWS; encoded by the coding sequence ATGAAAAGAGCGATTGGAACACTTGCGACACGCACGCGCATTCTTCGCGGCACATTGTTATTTACGTCGATTCTGTTCATCATGGGCGTGATCTTCGGTGCAATCCTGGTCAATGTGATGGGTCCGGAACAGCGAAACGAACTCCTGGACGATCTGAATCAGTTTTTCCTGCATGTCAGCCATTCCCAAACCGACTCACCTGGCATTCTGAACATGTTGGGAGAAGAATTGAGACTGGTTCTGGTGCTCTGGATACTGGGGCTTTCCGTGATTGGCTTTCCCCTTATCCTGGCTATTGTCTTTGCGAAAGGGATGGCCATCGGCTTTACGGTCGGTTTTTTGGTTCAACAATTGACCTGGAAGGGCATCTTGCTCGCTGCCGTCAGTGTTTTGCCGCAGAATCTCTTACTCATTCCCGCTTTGTTGCTGGCATCATCGGCAAGCATTCTCTTTTCGCTGTCACTGCTCCGGATGATTTTTCGCAAGGGGCCGGCCATGGTGCGTGAAGAATGGCTGCAGTACAATGGCATCATGTTGACAGTGGGAGGCATCTTTTTTGTTGCCGTTCTCGTGGAGTCCTACGTCTCCCCCTACCTGATCGGGTGGGTGACCTCGGCGTGGAGTTGA